Within the Thermanaeromonas toyohensis ToBE genome, the region GCGACGAGCCGGGCAGCTAGTGGATAATGTGGACGGTGGTTATATTCGACGGCTAATTAAATATTCCTGCTACCCAAAATAGAACCCGCAACATAACACCTAATCAAGCACCACAACATTCTTCCGAAAACTATACCCCGCATTGGTCGGCACAATGCGGGGTATATCTTCTCATTTAGCGGGTTAAACTAATTAATGGGAATTTTAATTGGCCACGCCTTGTACCCGTAATCGTGCGCCCAGATTTTTCGCCCATTTACGGTAATCCAAGCGCGAAAAATAATGTAGTACTTGGCGTAAGCCCCATTTTTGCCTTTTGGCATGGCGGAATTACCCCCCTTCAGGGGTTTTACCACCTTGCCAAAGGCGCCAACAACGTGTTATGATACTCGTGGTAGGTTGTCTTCTTTCTCCGAGTACCATAGCCGACACACGATGTTAGCTGCCTTTGAGGCCACCCCTAGGCCTCCTAGGGCAAAGCGGCCAGGCATTTTAAGTGCCTGGTAATTTTTTGCCCGCCCTAAACATGGATATCTGCCTCCCTTCAGAACATAGTGTTTTTACTAAACTGGCTCATTTGCTGCTGCTCTGGCTCTGCAGTTAGCTTCCTTTCATATTCCTGTAATTTATCGATTAGGCTAAAAACAAACTCTCTGTCTTCTTTTGTCATCTCAAAAACATTCAAAGAAGCTATTAAGGTTAACTTGCCTCCACTTTTTAGTTCAATGGTTTTAGAAGTACCTTGTCCGAATACTTCGTCGTTAGCGATTTGGTAGCTTTTCATGCTCTTATCCGAAATAACCACGTCCGAATTTGATATATTCTCACGAACCTTAAACGTTTTCTTGCGCCGAGAACTACTGCTAATTGAACGTGTTTTGTTATTGAGTAACGGGCCAAGCGCTATTCCAGAATACTGGCAAGCTTGCAATAGGAAGCTAATTGCTTTTTGAAGGGTAGAACCCTTGACGCCATATTTCCGAATAGTCTCCTCTAGTTGCATAGGTGATACTTTCATCAAGTCAATTGCTTTAAGAACTTCCGAATAAGAATTCATAAGCAATTCCTTTAAAATAGTTTTTCTGTTTTCTTTATCTTCCACGAGTTTTTCAAGAATAGGTTGAGTATAACCGTCTTTGTCGATTAGTCCCAGGAATCTAAAGGCATGCAAAAGCTGATTCTGAGTAGCTCCGGAAAAGCTAGGCCATACAGAACGGTCAATTCTACTAGGTAAGCCTTGTTCAAGACTTTCAATTGCAGTTAGAAAGGTTCGGAAGGGAACATAAGGTACTGTAATTTGTTCGTCATGCTTCATTAGTATTCACCTCCCCATAACTATAGCATCAATGCTATTATTTTCTTGCTTTGGTTACAGTATAAGGCATCGAACCGTATTTTGTCAATACGGTATGCGATACTCTCGGATTGTTTGAGACTATTTTTTGTAAATGCGTTTGCCGTAGATAAAATATGGTTGGAGGTGATACAATGCAGCCAGGAGATTTTGTTTTAGTCCGGGTTTTTGGTAACAAAGAATTAATACGCCGTGTTGTAGCACTAAAAAAAGATTGTGTCCTTATATGTACAAATGAAGAATATGAACGAGCTATTAGTGAAGGACGTGAACCCATTTCAGTTGGTTTTAAATATGAAGATATATTAGGGAAAATGCAGCCTAAAACTCAAGAAAAGTAGATTGTTAGTATTATAAAACACCAAAGCCCCCGGACCCGCGGTCAACCCGCAGGCCAGGGGCTTTGTCTACTTCCAACGCCGCAACCCGCACTCTGGACAATACACCGCGCACCCCGCATCCTCCAGCTGGCCGCCGCACTCTTCGCACCTGGCTGGCTCGGCCAGGCCGACAGAGTTCCACTCCTGGGCGGTGTTCTCATCCACGGTGACGAGCTCGCCGGCATAATAGAGGTCGCGGCTAACCTTCATCCGCACTAGCACCTACCGCCACCTCCGCTAGGGCCTGGTCTAGCAGGCAGTCTAGACAGGCCCCTTCCCCTTCCCACTCCGATAAGCATACCGGGCATACCCCATTTAGCTCATCCTTTCAGCTTTTGGTATAGATTGAGCAAGGCCGCCGCCAACTCTGCCCTGGTAGCGGGCTGGTCGGGGCGAAAACTTCCATCCGGGTAGCCGTGTATGAGGCCGAGTTCTAGCACTTTTTTGATTGTTGCCTCCGCCCAATGCCCTTCATAGTCCTTCGGGAACTTCCCTTGCGCTATAGTGCTACGTATGGTCGCTACATCCAAGCACCCAGGGCAGGCAGTGGCATTCACTTCGTTATGGCCTAATATCCGTTCCGGCGTGATAGGGTACTGCCGCATTAGAGACTTTATCAAGCCGTACAAAGAGAGAATCTGTGCAGAAGTGGGCTTGGTCTTAGTAAAGTCACCCACGAGGCAGATACCTACACTATCCTGATTTCTACCAGGAGCATGAGCACCTGTTTTGAGAATATCCCGCCCCGTTTGTACTTCTCCATCTGCCCCACCACGCCCATTGCAGATTACAAAATGGTACCCTATGTCGGCCCAACCGTTTACTTCAACGTGCTCTCGGCGGAAGATCTCAACATTGCCCTCTTCGGTAGCAGAATGGTGCAATACGATATAGCGTATGCTCTCTGGAGTGCGGGAGGCCATAGCTACGGGTTCAGGCCCCAGTGCTACCGTCATCTTGGGCGGCACCCCCCTGCTTTTCCTTTAGCTGCTCCAAGGCTGCCTTTAGGGGGGCAGGGACAGCCACTCCAGCCCTAGAGAGGTTTTCTAATATTGAGAGTCCTTCGTTAGCGATATAGAAGAAAATGGCTAGACTTCGGAGCACTTCTGTCCCCAAAGCAATATCCAGCCAGTAACCTACAGCCACCGGCACAAAAAGGAGTATTTTCTTCGCAATGCCCTTCAAGCCTACGTCGGAGTTTAGCCTTTTCTCATACCAGGCCGCCGTCAGGCCGGTAATGTAGTCCAGCACAACGAAAAGTACCAGCACCTTTAATGCCACGTCCCAGCCCCCCAGCAGACCCGTGAGCAGGCCGCCTATTGTTGCAATAGTCCATTTAACGTAACTCCCTATGTTCTCCATTTCTGCTACCTCCTTCTCATCGAATTTTATCTGCTACACGTGCCAAGAAATCTTTTACGACTTGCAGTTTGATGGCATAACCCAGCCCCTCAAAAGCTTCTCCTACGATTTTAGCTACTGCAATGCCGACTATTTCTCCACGCTCGTTTATCACCGGGCCTCCACTGTTGCCGGGGTTTATGGGGGCATCTAATTGCAGCCACTTTCCTCCCTGGCGACTTAGGTTGCTTATTATCCCTACGGTTACGCTCTCTATCAGGCCAGCAGGAGCACCGATAACAGCTACAGGCTCACCCAAGGCCGGGTCTTGTTCTGCCAGCTTCAGCGGAGGCAAGGTTTTGGCAGTTTTGATGAGGGCTAAATCATTATGCTGGTCAGCGACGACTATCTCCCCAGGAAAGTTCTCGCTATTTTCTTTCATAAGGGTAAACGTGGTATTCAGTCCTACTACATGGTTATTGGTGATGATATAGCTTCCCTCTTGGTCATTAGCGATACAGGCCCCACTGCCTAAGTTGGTTCCGGTGTGCACCATTACTATGGAAGGCATTACGGCAGGAAGAATATCATCAAAAAGGCCATTGCGAAACATCCAGCGATGAAGAATGGAAGCCATTTCCTCTCGGGTGAGGGGCTTCTCTGGTTGAAAAGTGCCGTCAGGGTAGCCGGACATTAAGCCCGCCTTGCTCACGGCTTCGATGCTCACTCGACTCCAGCGGTCGGGGGTTACGTCTTTATACATGTGGCATTCCTCCTTCAAAAATAATAAAGCCGCTCACCGGCGGCAAATGAAGCCCGTTAGTTATTCTGCAATATAAACAATAACGAGCAGCAGTTGCTGCTCGCCGTATCTGTGGCAATTCTGCCGAGTGGGGGTGCCACAAGCCCCATCGCCCCTTTACCCCTGTTTAAGCCAGATGCATAAGTGAGGCTCGGCCCTCACTAAATAGGCCGTCTGGCACCGCCGTTGGCTCATTTTTCGCTTTGCACCACAACGCTCTTGGGGCGCTGTACTCTCAATTTATTAAGCGCGGCCGGGTCGGCGGTGGTTCATAAGGAGCTTGCCTAAGAGCTCCACTTTGACCACCTCCTGAGGGCTTCTAGCAAATTTATACTTTACCCTTCCAGCGGTTGTCAATCCTCTTATTAGTAGAGGTGGCCTTGCTGCGCTTTAAGTCTACCTATACAAGAGTTACTACTTCCCACGCAAAATCGTAAGCATTAGTTGAGTCGCTTCTAGAAATGAGGAGGTTTGTGCTACTAGTAAGGTAAGCGTAACCCATATATTGTGAACCATAATAAGAACTGCCAGCATAAACTAGTTTACCTGATAGTGTCACGAAGGATTTAGTAGGATCTACAGCTGCTATCGCAATGTTTGCAGACGTAGCACCGGCCGGAATCTGTCCAGTACCCCTTTGGACACTGATACCGCTAGCGAACTCTAGAATATATACATAAGCTGATTGATAAGAGAAACCTTCATATACTAAAGTAGTTGAATTGCTTAAATATACTCTTATGCCATAGTATCCTTCCGAAGCCACCTTAAGGTATGGATGAATAACTAAAAATGTTTTTCCTAAATCGACGGCAGTAATGGATGCAGTATAACTTCCCGACGACGTAATTTGAACGTTTACTCGTTGTATAGATTTAATCTGTGCCCCGCCTAAAAGGTCAAACCCAGCCACTCCCTGTGTATCCTTTAAACTTACCCTCACCAGTATGGAAGATTATTCTCCCTTGGTAACCAGTCGGGTAAGCCGATACTACCTCCACCCTTAGCTCCTTGGTAGTATCAGTACGTATAGCAGTTGCGCTCATATTATCAACTTGATCCAGCCCAACATCGGCTTTGGTAAGGACTACGTTACCCGTCTTACCGGCTACGCTAAGAACATTCGCACTCAACACACCATTGGAATCTATATTTACTCCATCACCCTGCTTCACGTGCCCAAGTACCGTAGATGACGCTTTTTCGGCCAAATGCGCATCATGCTCCGCTACCAGATTCCGGCCACGGAGCAGATCCGCATTTACTTTTCCTATTCCTGGCACCAAGGGCCTTTTATCGGCCACCGTGGCAATATTGCCAGCCGAATCGGTAGTAACCTCCGCAATGGGTAGGTAACCCGTTTGGGTAGAGTGAGCCGTGCCCCAGGAATAGGTACCGTCCGGCTGGAAGTCAAGATAATAAGTCGTACTGGCGAGAGAAGTGGTGAAGCTCGCCGCTGCCGGGGTGAAGCGCCGTAAGCCGCCATCAGGCTGCTGGACGTAGCAGGCCCCAGCGGTCACATCCAATTGGTTTGCTACGGTGGCGTTCTTGGAGGGCACCATGCCGCTTACAACGAAGCCGGAGGCGAAAATATCCTGCGCTAGAACCTCTGGCTCCTTGCGGGTGGCAGCGTTAGCGTCGATGGTGTCGTAGATGGTGTTAAACGCCGCTCGGCTTACCGTTTCGTTGCCCAGCGGTTTGGGGATATTAAGTCTTGGGGAATAAGTAGGCATTTACGACCTCACCTCCAATTGATCCCAAGTGAGAGCAAGGCTATCGAACGCGTCCCAGGTCTCGTTCTTGGCATCCCACTCGTCCCAAATAAAGTAGTTGAACTCGTATTTCAAATCCAGGTGTGCCGGGACCACTGCCCGTACCGCTGCCTTCAAATCCTCCAGGTTAGGCGGCACTCCCGTAGTATCCACGAAACGAATCGTTACGGTATAACCCTCAAAGTCTTCAATTACATCAACAGCTCCCTTGTCATAGCTTTCTGCCACTTTTTTGACCACGTAAATAGTAGCCGTACCGTACCCGCGTAGCCTGGAGATAATTCTATCCCGCCGCTCGGACTCAGGTTGGTCTTCCGCAGGAGGCAAGCCTAGCTCCTTTTCCCACCTTTCTAGCCCCCACGTGGCAGTGCTAACGAAAAACTGGTTGAGAACTTCGTCTAAGGCCTGCCTTAACTTGTCGAACTCACTACCCTGGGCCTGTAGGATGGCTTTCATTACTCGGCTTGTTTCGTAATATCGGGGAAGGTACGTCAGCATTTCTTTGCCTCGCGTGCTGGTTATTTCATAATCTGCCATTTAATCATCCTCCTACGTCAGGGTCACAGTTCCGAGAACAGCCACTTCCTGCGGGCCAATAGCTATGTTGGACGTACCGCCGTTCACGAGTAAGTTTGAGTAGTCTAATACGCCAGGAGTGTCGAGGATTACCGTTCCTATCCTGGCATAGCGCACGTCGTTATCATCTGCAAAAGCCAGACTGCGGATATATGATTTCAGGTTTTCCACCACTGCACTCTTAACGCTGTCGGCATTATAGCCTGGAGCTATCGTAAGCGTAGCCGAAATGTTTATCAGTACCGCCGTGGCTGGTTCTACAGTCACTCTTGCCCCAATAGGAGCCTTACCCTCGCCGGTGTCCTTAGAAAAAGTACTGCGGTAAACCGCTCGATCCACCCAAACTATTGTCGTGGTATCCGTGGTAAGGCGGGTTATTCGCAGTTCTAATTGATCTTGGCCGTTCCAGTAGAACTCTACAATTTTGTCATCGAAGGCAGTAGCTAAGTCACTGGCCTTAAGAGTTATCACGGCGTCTATTGTTCCACCTGGTCTGGTCTTCGCCCAGGCCGCTGCTGAGACGTTCCATATTCCCACCTGAAGGAGATCCGCTGTTCCAGCATTATTGTCCACCTTTATTCGTACCCGGGCCTGCCAGATGCCGGGCTGTTGGAGGAGAGTGTGCAAACTAGAGTGCGTAATAGTCCCGGGCCCGGAAGCGTCATAGACCATTTTTACGCTGTCGCCGGTGTCGTCGGTCAGCGTAGTATCTATGCTGGTACCGTAGCCGCCCAGGGTCATGTTTTCTGCTTCGATTTCGTTCACCCAGGGCGGGGCTATATAATTCTGGACTGCGTCCACCAAGGCCTGGTCGGCCGGTTCTTTATTCGTGTTTATAACCGCTATGCTCACTGTACCAGGGCCGTCCCGTACCGGTACTACTGAAACACCTCCCACTCCTGTTACCTCCATAGCCCAGTTCACGTAATCGGCCTTATTTCCTCCAGCTGATGGAGACCGCACCCGCTGCAGAAAGCGAGCCAGGAGTGAAGCATCATCCTCCTGGTCTAAGCCTCCTGAGGTAGCGGAAGGGTTAGTTACTGCCGAAACCCCGCTTACTGGTGTGACCAAAATGCTAATAGCGCCAGCTGCTACGTTGCCAGAAGCGCCAGCTTTTACTGCCTCTATAGGCGCATATCCCGTTCCAGTACTGTCCAGTGTAACTGAGGCCGTGGTGACAAATTCTATCGAAGGAGTTCCAGTAGTCGGATCTGCCGGTGTAGCTACTCTAGTTCCAGCCGGAACCACTGTTCCCGCCAGGCCAGTAAACTTTACTTGCCCGGTGGCCTTTACCGCTGGCTTCCGTGTAATCCCATGTTCTTCACAGCGCAAGTCTAGGTACTGGCCGAAGGTAGTAGAAGCAAAACCCCGCCGCAAAACCTCCTGGGCCCAGATAGCTGCTTGAGCTAACTCCATAGCAGCCGGAGCTAATGCATCCCAGAGGTAAGATCCTTCTGCCTTGTCCAGATCCGCCGGGAGACTATCCAGCATCCGCTTGAGGATATTTTCCTCCGTTTGCTCTGTAAGGTACTCTGGCAAGGTAGCCATCAGCCTATCACCACGCTTCCGCTAATCTGTCCTATTTCTCCTCTCACGTTCGATACTTCACAGGTAAAATAGACTGCACCATTGTCCCAGGTAAATGTAAAATTTTTAACCCCAGCTGTTCTGGGGTCTACCTTGAGCGTTTCCTCGGTTATCCTTTTTATCTCGCTCTCAATCGCTGCCCGTGTTAGACCCTTGCCTATAAGCTCCTCATATTCTTGACCGTAATTGCGGCTGTAAACTAAATACTTATAACGAGCCGTCCTTAATGCCTTGCTGCACCACTCCAGCCAGGCCTCTACATCCTGGGTTTCTGTCACTTTACCATTGGGAGTAAGGACAAATTCGCCAGCCTCGAAATCAAATTTAAACGAGCGGCCAAACCGCACGGCAGTTTTATCTCTGCTCAAAAGCGGATCTGGCGTTGATTCTAACTGTTGTGTAGGGAAAAGATTAGGCACCAGCCATCACCCTCGCTATAACTATTGCCTCTTGGCCCCTGTTTATAGGGACTACTAATACCCGCTCACCAGGCTTAAGACCGGCTTTAAGATTGACCCGCACATCCTTTATTTGAGCTGCCCGGAAGTCGTACCTGGTAAGCTGGGACGTAGAAGCCCCGGCT harbors:
- a CDS encoding DUF5343 domain-containing protein, which codes for MKHDEQITVPYVPFRTFLTAIESLEQGLPSRIDRSVWPSFSGATQNQLLHAFRFLGLIDKDGYTQPILEKLVEDKENRKTILKELLMNSYSEVLKAIDLMKVSPMQLEETIRKYGVKGSTLQKAISFLLQACQYSGIALGPLLNNKTRSISSSSRRKKTFKVRENISNSDVVISDKSMKSYQIANDEVFGQGTSKTIELKSGGKLTLIASLNVFEMTKEDREFVFSLIDKLQEYERKLTAEPEQQQMSQFSKNTMF
- a CDS encoding N-acetylmuramoyl-L-alanine amidase, with product MTVALGPEPVAMASRTPESIRYIVLHHSATEEGNVEIFRREHVEVNGWADIGYHFVICNGRGGADGEVQTGRDILKTGAHAPGRNQDSVGICLVGDFTKTKPTSAQILSLYGLIKSLMRQYPITPERILGHNEVNATACPGCLDVATIRSTIAQGKFPKDYEGHWAEATIKKVLELGLIHGYPDGSFRPDQPATRAELAAALLNLYQKLKG
- a CDS encoding phage holin family protein — its product is MENIGSYVKWTIATIGGLLTGLLGGWDVALKVLVLFVVLDYITGLTAAWYEKRLNSDVGLKGIAKKILLFVPVAVGYWLDIALGTEVLRSLAIFFYIANEGLSILENLSRAGVAVPAPLKAALEQLKEKQGGAAQDDGSTGA
- a CDS encoding trypsin-like peptidase domain-containing protein — translated: MYKDVTPDRWSRVSIEAVSKAGLMSGYPDGTFQPEKPLTREEMASILHRWMFRNGLFDDILPAVMPSIVMVHTGTNLGSGACIANDQEGSYIITNNHVVGLNTTFTLMKENSENFPGEIVVADQHNDLALIKTAKTLPPLKLAEQDPALGEPVAVIGAPAGLIESVTVGIISNLSRQGGKWLQLDAPINPGNSGGPVINERGEIVGIAVAKIVGEAFEGLGYAIKLQVVKDFLARVADKIR
- a CDS encoding YmfQ family protein, with product MADYEITSTRGKEMLTYLPRYYETSRVMKAILQAQGSEFDKLRQALDEVLNQFFVSTATWGLERWEKELGLPPAEDQPESERRDRIISRLRGYGTATIYVVKKVAESYDKGAVDVIEDFEGYTVTIRFVDTTGVPPNLEDLKAAVRAVVPAHLDLKYEFNYFIWDEWDAKNETWDAFDSLALTWDQLEVRS
- a CDS encoding baseplate J/gp47 family protein, producing MATLPEYLTEQTEENILKRMLDSLPADLDKAEGSYLWDALAPAAMELAQAAIWAQEVLRRGFASTTFGQYLDLRCEEHGITRKPAVKATGQVKFTGLAGTVVPAGTRVATPADPTTGTPSIEFVTTASVTLDSTGTGYAPIEAVKAGASGNVAAGAISILVTPVSGVSAVTNPSATSGGLDQEDDASLLARFLQRVRSPSAGGNKADYVNWAMEVTGVGGVSVVPVRDGPGTVSIAVINTNKEPADQALVDAVQNYIAPPWVNEIEAENMTLGGYGTSIDTTLTDDTGDSVKMVYDASGPGTITHSSLHTLLQQPGIWQARVRIKVDNNAGTADLLQVGIWNVSAAAWAKTRPGGTIDAVITLKASDLATAFDDKIVEFYWNGQDQLELRITRLTTDTTTIVWVDRAVYRSTFSKDTGEGKAPIGARVTVEPATAVLINISATLTIAPGYNADSVKSAVVENLKSYIRSLAFADDNDVRYARIGTVILDTPGVLDYSNLLVNGGTSNIAIGPQEVAVLGTVTLT
- a CDS encoding DUF2634 domain-containing protein; translation: MSRDKTAVRFGRSFKFDFEAGEFVLTPNGKVTETQDVEAWLEWCSKALRTARYKYLVYSRNYGQEYEELIGKGLTRAAIESEIKRITEETLKVDPRTAGVKNFTFTWDNGAVYFTCEVSNVRGEIGQISGSVVIG